The following are encoded in a window of Rhizobium sp. 11515TR genomic DNA:
- a CDS encoding ABC transporter substrate-binding protein, whose product MNIFSKLAITAGMSLLLAAGVAQAQSKTFNVWWFELPDTSQAKAWTKALEELKAKHPDVTINFEQKTFEQLQKAGSLILNSDQAPDVLEYNKGNATAGLVASQGLLTPLDDQFKSRGWDKILNETNSQLSKYDGNGIYGSGPIIGIPVYGEFVSVFYNIDMFQANGVKVPTTLDEFEAALDTFKKKGITPLAYGTVDSNAQHLVYTLALTQADDTWVKNYQGLKAPLDTKPFLFAAQKIADWVSKGYISKDSTGLKGTGGADNLFSSGTAPMFVSGTWNNGNFASSIKSFKWSQFIFPTPKYSVGSTGNLFMVPKSAKNKDLSYEFIDLVLSKENQNLQANLGGVAIAADPATVTDEVGKRNVELFNQISSKGGLGFYPDWPVPGYYELLIQATTGLVNGSTTPDQFAERLKKAYDDVQAAQ is encoded by the coding sequence ATGAATATTTTTTCGAAGCTGGCGATCACAGCCGGCATGTCGCTTCTGTTGGCTGCCGGTGTGGCGCAAGCCCAGAGCAAGACATTTAACGTCTGGTGGTTCGAACTGCCGGACACTTCGCAGGCCAAGGCATGGACCAAGGCGCTCGAAGAGCTGAAAGCCAAGCATCCCGACGTCACGATCAATTTCGAACAGAAGACATTCGAGCAATTGCAGAAGGCTGGCAGCCTCATCCTCAATTCGGATCAGGCGCCGGATGTGCTTGAATACAACAAGGGGAATGCCACTGCAGGTCTCGTCGCCTCGCAGGGCCTGCTGACGCCGCTCGACGATCAATTCAAATCGCGCGGCTGGGACAAAATCCTCAACGAAACCAATAGCCAGCTCAGCAAATACGATGGCAACGGCATCTACGGTTCAGGCCCGATCATCGGCATTCCGGTCTATGGCGAATTCGTTTCGGTTTTCTACAATATCGACATGTTCCAGGCCAACGGCGTGAAAGTGCCCACCACGCTGGACGAGTTCGAAGCTGCGTTGGACACTTTCAAGAAGAAGGGCATTACGCCGCTTGCCTATGGTACGGTGGATTCCAACGCACAGCACCTGGTCTATACGCTGGCGCTGACGCAGGCTGACGACACCTGGGTCAAGAACTATCAGGGCCTCAAGGCACCGCTCGATACCAAACCCTTCCTGTTTGCCGCGCAGAAGATCGCCGACTGGGTGAGCAAGGGTTACATTTCAAAGGATTCGACCGGCCTGAAGGGTACCGGCGGCGCCGACAATCTCTTCTCGTCGGGCACAGCGCCGATGTTTGTCAGCGGCACCTGGAATAACGGCAACTTCGCGAGTTCGATCAAGTCCTTTAAGTGGAGCCAGTTCATCTTCCCGACCCCGAAGTACAGTGTGGGTTCGACCGGCAACCTGTTCATGGTGCCGAAGAGTGCCAAGAACAAGGACCTCTCCTACGAGTTCATCGATCTCGTCCTGAGCAAGGAAAACCAGAACCTGCAGGCCAATCTCGGTGGCGTTGCCATCGCCGCCGATCCGGCCACGGTTACCGACGAAGTCGGCAAGCGCAATGTCGAACTCTTCAACCAGATCTCCAGCAAGGGCGGTCTTGGCTTCTACCCGGACTGGCCGGTGCCCGGCTATTACGAACTGCTGATCCAGGCGACCACGGGTCTTGTCAACGGTTCGACCACGCCTGATCAGTTCGCGGAGCGTCTGAAGAAGGCCTACGACGACGTGCAGGCGGCGCAGTAA